The following proteins come from a genomic window of Vallitaleaceae bacterium 9-2:
- the rpiB gene encoding ribose 5-phosphate isomerase B, translated as MRIGFGCDHVSLELKKILMEHVAQKGIEVLDYGAYQEVKRENYPEYGLKVAEAVKGGDCDLGIIVCGTGIGISISANKVPGIRAAVCSEPYSAKLSREHNNSNILAMGARVVGSELAKMIVDQWLEAEYEGGRHQIRLDMLSDIEKKYSK; from the coding sequence ATGCGTATTGGATTTGGTTGTGACCATGTTTCACTAGAATTAAAAAAGATTCTTATGGAGCACGTTGCACAAAAAGGAATAGAAGTGCTGGATTATGGAGCGTATCAGGAAGTAAAAAGAGAAAATTATCCTGAGTATGGTCTAAAAGTTGCCGAAGCTGTTAAAGGTGGAGACTGTGATCTAGGAATTATTGTATGTGGAACAGGTATTGGTATTTCAATTTCAGCCAATAAAGTACCAGGCATTCGGGCAGCAGTTTGCAGTGAGCCTTACTCAGCAAAACTATCACGTGAACATAATAATAGTAATATTCTTGCAATGGGAGCACGGGTAGTTGGTTCAGAGTTGGCAAAGATGATTGTGGACCAATGGTTAGAGGCTGAATATGAAGGTGGCCGCCATCAGATACGTCTTGATATGCTTTCAGATATTGAAAAAAAATATTCAAAATAA
- the alsB gene encoding D-allose transporter substrate-binding protein: MKKVLLMLVVSIFLVASLVGCSQEGDSTTSNNDSTNTQDAAQETQDTTDATDEATEQDTQDAESSEAEYAVILKTQASDFWVKMKDGVLAKADELGVKVDVYAAQSEEDTEGQLKILENTVNSGYKAIGVAPLSPVNLIPGIVQANEKGIYVMNIDEKVEMEQLTAMGGSVIAFATTDNVKVGEKGATYIVENVEAGSKVAIIEGKAGNASGEARREGAYSAFEAAGLELVGSLPGDWDRQKALDVATSFIQQNPDLKGIYACNDTMALGALQAVINAGKVGEIMVVGTDGDTEARDSVDQGMLAATVAQDPAAIGAASLEAMVKAVEEGGEISPNVEPEMIPIDSQLITK, from the coding sequence ATGAAAAAAGTTTTATTAATGTTAGTCGTAAGTATTTTCTTGGTAGCAAGTTTAGTTGGATGCAGTCAAGAAGGGGATAGTACTACATCAAACAACGACAGTACAAACACCCAAGATGCAGCACAAGAGACACAAGACACAACAGATGCAACGGATGAAGCAACAGAACAAGACACACAAGATGCAGAATCAAGTGAAGCAGAATATGCGGTGATTTTAAAAACACAAGCATCCGACTTTTGGGTAAAAATGAAAGACGGTGTCTTAGCAAAAGCGGATGAACTAGGCGTAAAAGTTGATGTATATGCAGCACAATCAGAAGAAGACACAGAAGGACAACTTAAAATCCTAGAAAATACTGTTAACTCAGGTTATAAAGCTATTGGAGTTGCACCGTTGTCTCCGGTAAACCTTATTCCTGGAATTGTACAAGCTAACGAAAAAGGCATCTATGTTATGAACATTGACGAAAAAGTTGAGATGGAGCAATTAACGGCAATGGGTGGTAGTGTAATTGCCTTTGCAACAACAGATAACGTAAAAGTAGGAGAAAAAGGTGCAACTTATATCGTTGAAAATGTTGAAGCAGGAAGTAAAGTAGCAATTATTGAAGGTAAAGCAGGTAATGCATCGGGAGAAGCAAGAAGAGAAGGTGCTTATAGCGCATTCGAAGCAGCTGGACTTGAGCTTGTAGGAAGCTTGCCGGGAGATTGGGACCGACAAAAAGCCTTAGACGTAGCAACAAGTTTTATTCAACAAAATCCGGATTTAAAAGGAATCTATGCATGTAATGATACAATGGCGCTAGGTGCACTTCAAGCTGTGATTAATGCAGGAAAAGTTGGAGAAATCATGGTCGTAGGAACAGATGGAGATACAGAGGCTAGAGATTCTGTAGACCAAGGTATGCTTGCAGCAACAGTAGCACAAGATCCAGCAGCGATTGGTGCAGCTTCATTAGAAGCGATGGTAAAAGCTGTTGAAGAAGGTGGCGAGATTAGCCCAAATGTAGAGCCTGAGATGATTCCTATCGACTCACAATTAATCACAAAATAA
- the alsK gene encoding allose kinase: MKDIIGIDIGGTNFRIGTVSKDGSLRYFIKKPSTMLNQEDGVKNLITEIEKYIHTYQLEDKVSCVSIGIPSILNKEKTFVYSTPNLKGLENIDLATKLQEALKLKVYIDRDVNHLLLNDIQHMEIEDISQQTIVGFYIGTGIGNAIIIHGKAYSGKNGVAGELGHIPLYGVKEQCTCANYGCAEVKASGKYLNQLVERHFPECIIDEIFIRHSEDAIIQEFVENLSIPLATEINILDPDYIVLAGGVIEMEGFPKEALIEQVKKRTRKPYPEANLQFVFPKHTQESGVLGSAHYGFSKLES; this comes from the coding sequence GTGAAAGATATAATTGGCATAGATATAGGAGGGACGAATTTTCGGATAGGAACGGTATCTAAAGATGGAAGCCTCAGATATTTTATAAAAAAACCAAGTACCATGTTAAACCAAGAAGACGGTGTTAAGAACCTTATTACAGAGATTGAAAAATATATACATACGTACCAATTGGAAGACAAAGTGAGCTGTGTGTCCATAGGGATACCTTCGATTTTGAATAAAGAAAAAACATTTGTGTATTCTACACCCAATTTAAAAGGACTAGAAAACATTGATTTAGCAACTAAATTGCAAGAAGCATTAAAACTTAAAGTTTATATTGACCGGGATGTGAACCACCTTTTGCTTAATGATATTCAGCATATGGAGATTGAAGATATCTCTCAACAGACCATTGTTGGCTTTTATATTGGCACAGGAATAGGCAATGCCATTATTATTCATGGAAAAGCCTATTCAGGGAAAAATGGTGTCGCAGGAGAACTTGGACATATTCCGCTATATGGAGTTAAAGAGCAATGTACCTGCGCAAATTATGGTTGTGCCGAAGTTAAAGCATCAGGCAAATACCTAAATCAACTGGTTGAACGACACTTTCCGGAGTGCATTATTGATGAGATTTTTATTCGTCATAGTGAAGATGCGATCATTCAAGAGTTTGTAGAGAACTTAAGTATCCCCCTTGCAACAGAGATTAACATATTAGATCCCGACTACATCGTACTTGCCGGAGGTGTCATAGAGATGGAGGGATTTCCAAAAGAAGCATTAATTGAACAAGTGAAAAAAAGAACCAGAAAACCTTATCCCGAAGCAAATTTACAATTTGTTTTTCCAAAGCATACCCAAGAAAGTGGTGTCTTAGGTAGTGCGCATTATGGATTTAGTAAACTTGAATCATAA
- the alsE gene encoding D-allulose 6-phosphate 3-epimerase, translating into MKPKFSPSLMCMDLLNIKEQIKILNTRADFFHVDIMDGHFVKNITLSPDFVKAIKPACEIPLDCHLMVTDPGDYIDALADAGAEYICPHAETITTEAFRIINKIKDRGCKVGVVLNPATPLESIKHYAHLLDKITIMSVDPGFAGQPFIREMLDKIREAKQLKQEKGHKYLIEIDGSCNEKTFHELHEAGVEVFIVGSSGLFGLDEDLEKAWDKMITNFQNATQVDMTN; encoded by the coding sequence ATGAAACCAAAATTTTCTCCATCACTGATGTGTATGGATTTACTAAACATTAAAGAGCAAATTAAGATTTTAAACACACGTGCAGATTTTTTTCATGTAGATATCATGGATGGACATTTTGTCAAAAACATTACACTGTCCCCTGATTTTGTAAAGGCAATTAAGCCTGCGTGTGAGATACCGCTAGATTGCCACTTGATGGTGACAGATCCCGGTGACTACATTGATGCGTTGGCAGATGCAGGGGCAGAATATATTTGTCCTCATGCAGAGACGATAACAACAGAAGCTTTTCGCATCATTAATAAAATTAAAGACAGAGGATGCAAGGTCGGTGTGGTCCTTAATCCGGCGACACCACTAGAGAGCATTAAGCATTATGCACATCTACTCGATAAAATTACCATTATGAGTGTCGATCCTGGCTTTGCAGGACAACCTTTTATTCGGGAGATGCTTGATAAAATTCGAGAGGCTAAGCAGCTAAAGCAGGAAAAAGGACATAAATACTTAATCGAAATCGACGGTTCATGTAATGAGAAAACATTTCATGAATTACATGAAGCAGGAGTGGAAGTATTTATTGTAGGCTCATCAGGACTTTTTGGTTTGGATGAGGATTTGGAAAAAGCATGGGATAAGATGATCACTAATTTCCAAAATGCTACTCAAGTGGATATGACAAATTAG
- the alsC gene encoding D-allose ABC transporter permease: protein MNKKAHVEKMSFNMIWQKYGTLGIFILLVLVLTALKPESILNLQSIPQILNQSSVNILLALGEFFAILIAGIDLSVGSVAALVGMIVAKMMVAGVPVLLALFLGVVFGGIFGFMNGFLVNRTGLHPFIITLGTQAIFRGVTLIISGARSVFGFPVEFITTISSRIAGVPVAVIIAVVVAIILAFFTKKTKVGRNIYALGGNKEAAWYSGVNVKLHTLLVFIISGICSSIAGIVLIGRVGAAEPAAATGFETYAIAASIIGGTSFFGGKGKISGVFVGGLIIGIINYGMTVLTVPSSYQQIVMGSLIIISVTIDRFVATKK, encoded by the coding sequence ATGAATAAAAAAGCACATGTAGAGAAGATGTCCTTTAATATGATATGGCAAAAATATGGAACCCTTGGAATATTTATATTGCTGGTATTGGTTTTAACAGCTCTAAAACCGGAGAGTATATTAAACTTGCAAAGTATTCCACAGATTTTGAATCAAAGTTCAGTCAATATATTACTTGCACTAGGTGAGTTTTTTGCCATTCTTATTGCAGGCATAGATTTATCGGTAGGTTCTGTAGCAGCACTTGTGGGTATGATTGTTGCAAAGATGATGGTTGCAGGAGTACCAGTCTTATTAGCATTATTTTTAGGCGTTGTTTTTGGTGGGATTTTTGGATTTATGAATGGATTTTTAGTGAATAGAACAGGCCTGCATCCTTTTATTATAACGTTAGGAACCCAAGCAATCTTTAGAGGAGTGACATTGATTATCTCAGGTGCACGTTCTGTATTTGGATTTCCGGTGGAATTTATCACAACCATAAGTAGCCGAATAGCAGGAGTACCGGTTGCCGTTATTATTGCAGTAGTTGTAGCGATTATTCTTGCTTTTTTTACCAAAAAGACAAAAGTTGGACGTAATATCTATGCGCTAGGTGGCAATAAAGAAGCGGCTTGGTATTCAGGGGTTAATGTCAAACTCCATACATTACTTGTCTTTATTATATCAGGAATCTGTTCAAGTATTGCAGGTATCGTTCTTATCGGTCGAGTGGGTGCTGCAGAACCGGCTGCTGCTACTGGATTTGAGACATATGCTATAGCTGCTTCAATTATTGGCGGCACAAGTTTCTTTGGAGGAAAAGGGAAAATATCAGGAGTATTTGTCGGTGGACTCATTATTGGAATTATCAACTATGGAATGACTGTATTGACTGTACCTAGTAGTTATCAGCAAATCGTGATGGGTTCACTCATTATTATTTCGGTAACGATTGATCGCTTTGTTGCGACAAAAAAATAA
- a CDS encoding ATP-binding cassette domain-containing protein has translation MGTLVRMENVTKVFPGVKALDNISFDIQAGEVHVLLGENGAGKSTLMKILSGVYQPTSGKIVLKGNEFSKLTPKEAQENGISIIYQELSVINEISIQENLFVGRIPTHKRFNIPVVDYDYMQKKATEVLDKVGVKRNVQTFVEDISISEKQQVEIAKALVADADVIVMDEPTTSLTTSETEHLFKIIRQLKAEGKGIVYISHKMKEIKEIGDRVTVLKDGTYVGTRHVKDVDEDDLVKMMVGREIKGTYHHPTITDFSREKVLFEVKNISRKDQRVKNVSFQLHQGEILGFAGLVGSGRSELMNAIFGAEPKSSGAIYLDGKKIEIRSPYEAIKHGLAMVTENRRETGFLDNFDIKQNMSIVEYIKNTVLQGTTGLVKNKWEVDNAHTFVENLKVKCRDIHQNITELSGGNQQKVILGKWLAANSHLIIFDEPTKGIDVGSKSEIYVLMRKLAQEGKGVLVVSSELPELLSVCDTIAVFREGQINGIFGVNEATEEIIVKSSTGQIEKRGEKNE, from the coding sequence ATGGGTACACTCGTTCGAATGGAAAATGTTACCAAGGTTTTTCCAGGGGTAAAGGCACTCGATAATATAAGCTTTGATATTCAAGCGGGCGAAGTGCATGTTCTCTTGGGGGAAAATGGTGCGGGAAAATCGACGTTGATGAAAATATTAAGTGGCGTCTATCAACCAACATCGGGAAAGATTGTTCTCAAAGGCAATGAATTTTCAAAGCTGACACCAAAAGAAGCACAAGAAAATGGAATCAGTATCATCTATCAAGAACTAAGCGTAATTAATGAAATATCAATACAAGAAAACTTGTTTGTAGGTAGGATTCCTACCCATAAGCGTTTTAATATTCCGGTTGTAGATTATGACTACATGCAAAAAAAAGCAACAGAGGTATTGGATAAAGTCGGAGTAAAAAGAAATGTTCAGACATTTGTTGAAGACATCAGTATTTCTGAAAAGCAGCAAGTTGAGATTGCAAAAGCTTTGGTTGCCGATGCAGATGTTATCGTCATGGATGAACCGACAACATCATTGACAACATCGGAGACGGAGCATTTGTTTAAAATCATTCGACAGCTAAAAGCTGAAGGTAAAGGGATTGTCTACATCTCCCATAAAATGAAAGAAATCAAAGAAATCGGAGACCGAGTGACGGTGTTAAAAGACGGAACATATGTAGGAACACGTCACGTGAAGGATGTAGATGAAGATGACCTAGTTAAGATGATGGTAGGACGTGAGATAAAAGGAACATATCATCATCCGACGATTACTGATTTTAGCCGTGAAAAAGTTCTTTTTGAAGTCAAGAATATTTCTAGAAAAGACCAGCGTGTCAAAAATGTTTCTTTCCAGTTGCATCAAGGTGAGATACTTGGATTTGCAGGTCTGGTAGGCTCCGGACGTAGTGAATTGATGAATGCGATTTTTGGAGCTGAACCCAAAAGTTCAGGAGCGATATACTTAGATGGCAAAAAAATAGAGATCCGATCACCTTATGAAGCGATAAAGCATGGTTTGGCCATGGTGACAGAAAATCGAAGAGAGACAGGTTTTTTAGACAATTTTGATATCAAACAAAATATGTCCATTGTTGAGTACATTAAAAATACCGTCCTTCAAGGAACGACGGGATTAGTAAAAAATAAATGGGAAGTCGATAACGCCCATACATTTGTAGAAAATCTAAAAGTAAAATGCCGAGATATCCATCAAAATATTACTGAGCTATCAGGCGGGAATCAGCAGAAAGTTATTTTGGGAAAATGGTTAGCTGCTAACTCACATCTCATTATTTTTGATGAACCGACAAAAGGAATCGACGTTGGAAGTAAAAGTGAGATTTATGTGTTGATGCGTAAACTTGCACAAGAAGGCAAAGGGGTACTGGTAGTATCCTCTGAATTACCTGAATTACTTTCAGTATGCGATACAATTGCGGTCTTTAGAGAAGGTCAGATTAATGGTATTTTTGGTGTCAATGAGGCAACAGAAGAGATTATTGTAAAATCGTCGACGGGACAAATAGAAAAACGAGGTGAAAAGAATGAATAA
- a CDS encoding LacI family DNA-binding transcriptional regulator produces the protein MEQKLSMKQLANKIGVSTATISRVINNKGGYSKETEEKVLMAIKKYAYVPDAYAKSLRTNTSHAIGVVVPDITNEFFAKIARTIDSFFLKHNYSVFICDTNEDREKETMHIRNLLEKNVDGVIYISGQTEIEDFQKKNIPVIYIDRCPKNADFLVASDNAHGGYLATLELIESGSRRPLFLRDSRDVSPVIGRLDGFLKGVSEKKDVIEQYFELDTEPSYSAAYNKILEQIQDGLYFDGVFATNDHMALGVVHALDVCGYSVPTDVRVVGFDNISLSKFCNPTLTTIVQDTEKLGIEASKTLMKLIHGETITKKNISIPVHLKKRLST, from the coding sequence GTGGAACAAAAATTATCGATGAAACAATTAGCGAATAAAATAGGTGTGTCTACAGCCACAATATCTCGCGTAATCAATAACAAAGGAGGCTATTCAAAAGAAACAGAAGAAAAAGTACTTATGGCGATTAAAAAATATGCCTATGTGCCAGATGCATATGCAAAGAGTCTAAGGACAAATACAAGCCATGCAATCGGAGTGGTTGTACCAGATATAACCAATGAGTTCTTTGCAAAGATTGCCCGAACAATTGATAGCTTTTTCCTAAAACACAATTATTCAGTATTTATCTGTGATACGAATGAAGATCGTGAAAAAGAGACGATGCATATTCGCAACCTTTTGGAAAAAAATGTTGATGGCGTTATATATATATCGGGACAGACAGAGATTGAAGACTTTCAAAAAAAGAATATACCTGTGATTTATATTGATAGATGTCCAAAGAATGCTGATTTTTTAGTGGCATCGGATAATGCGCATGGTGGATACTTAGCCACACTTGAGCTGATTGAAAGTGGAAGTCGACGTCCATTATTTTTAAGAGACAGTCGTGACGTCTCTCCGGTTATCGGAAGATTAGATGGTTTTTTAAAAGGCGTTAGTGAAAAAAAAGATGTGATTGAACAATACTTTGAATTGGACACGGAACCATCTTATTCTGCAGCATATAATAAAATACTTGAGCAGATTCAAGACGGACTGTATTTTGATGGAGTCTTCGCAACAAATGACCATATGGCATTAGGCGTGGTACATGCACTAGATGTCTGTGGCTATAGCGTTCCAACAGATGTTCGGGTAGTAGGGTTTGATAATATTTCTTTATCAAAATTTTGCAATCCAACATTGACGACCATCGTACAAGATACGGAAAAACTAGGAATCGAAGCATCAAAGACACTCATGAAATTAATTCATGGTGAGACAATAACAAAAAAAAATATTAGCATACCTGTACACTTAAAAAAAAGATTATCTACATAA
- a CDS encoding DUF4832 domain-containing protein: MRDNAAKKNIGQKIITGVLAVFIMLGGWGLFSYYYIPKVTLEFQEHNQPVIGPARGFYAQVDTANRDYVENMQENPQLLLVTYDLGEFLSEAISADKLMELHNMLYTAREKNKQVIFRAAYSYDAADYEDPKSLELILEHVDQIGDVLNYYQDIVVSVQAGMFGPWGEWHNSQYLEENPLQEDNRNALLYAWLTHLDPKIKVSVRRPRFLRDALDFGLDTQRLGFHNDALLADGIDYGTYDDPMYSRDEELDWVASHLAFGYNGGEMPTLSEYTDIEHAVDEFNALHLSYLNYYYNTQVLDQWAQQTYQGENALEYINNHLGYRLTLEHATLSARIKPGRALNIRMTIANQGFAPIRDEYAVYLLVKQGNTRIIHQKLDPYPEDILTGQTKDYVFDTVLNQKIDEENHEEIRIGIYFSDRFRYDQRDALDEIIIDEDAYEEVTKVPESQWGQVELASTGINYDQGINWIGRYRWNTQKHVYEIHTFMEE; this comes from the coding sequence ATGAGAGACAACGCAGCTAAAAAAAATATAGGCCAAAAAATTATTACAGGAGTATTAGCTGTTTTTATTATGCTTGGAGGGTGGGGATTGTTTTCATATTATTATATACCCAAAGTGACATTAGAGTTTCAAGAGCATAACCAACCAGTTATCGGTCCGGCAAGAGGGTTTTATGCCCAAGTAGATACAGCAAACCGTGACTATGTTGAGAATATGCAGGAGAACCCCCAACTGCTTTTAGTGACATATGACCTAGGTGAGTTTCTATCTGAAGCGATTTCAGCAGATAAGCTTATGGAGCTTCATAATATGCTATATACGGCTAGAGAAAAGAACAAACAAGTTATTTTTCGAGCAGCCTATAGTTATGATGCAGCAGATTATGAGGATCCAAAATCCCTAGAACTTATCTTGGAACATGTCGACCAGATTGGAGATGTGCTCAATTATTATCAAGATATTGTTGTTAGTGTTCAAGCCGGGATGTTCGGTCCATGGGGGGAGTGGCACAACAGTCAATATCTTGAAGAGAATCCTTTGCAAGAAGATAATAGAAATGCACTGCTATATGCTTGGCTGACACATTTAGACCCAAAGATAAAAGTGAGTGTTCGACGACCGCGTTTTTTAAGGGATGCCTTGGATTTTGGTCTTGACACACAACGCTTAGGGTTTCACAATGATGCGTTGCTTGCCGATGGGATAGACTATGGAACATATGATGATCCAATGTATTCTAGAGATGAAGAATTGGATTGGGTGGCATCCCACTTAGCCTTTGGTTATAATGGTGGAGAGATGCCGACACTAAGTGAATATACAGATATTGAGCATGCTGTTGATGAGTTTAATGCATTGCATCTATCCTATCTTAACTACTATTATAATACGCAAGTACTTGATCAATGGGCACAACAAACATATCAAGGTGAAAATGCCCTAGAATATATCAACAACCACTTAGGCTACCGCTTAACGTTAGAACACGCAACGCTCTCCGCACGTATAAAGCCCGGTCGAGCCCTTAACATCCGGATGACAATCGCTAATCAAGGGTTTGCCCCGATACGAGATGAATATGCGGTATATCTTTTAGTTAAGCAAGGCAATACAAGGATTATTCATCAAAAGCTAGATCCATATCCAGAAGATATCCTCACAGGACAGACAAAAGATTATGTATTTGACACTGTTTTAAATCAGAAGATTGATGAAGAAAATCATGAAGAGATTCGTATAGGAATCTATTTTTCCGATCGCTTTAGATATGATCAACGCGATGCACTCGATGAAATTATTATCGATGAAGATGCCTACGAAGAAGTGACAAAAGTTCCTGAGAGCCAATGGGGTCAGGTAGAGCTTGCCAGTACTGGAATAAACTATGATCAAGGCATCAATTGGATTGGGCGATATCGCTGGAATACACAAAAACATGTCTATGAAATACACACGTTTATGGAAGAATAA
- a CDS encoding glycosyltransferase family 2 protein, producing the protein MGNEIMVKISIIVPVYNVMKYIDSCIESILSQSFSAYELILINDGSTDNSGKRCDAYAKADSRIHVIHQKNQGLSGARNAGLEYATGEYVFFLDSDDSLKQGALKRVYTVMEKSKADVVVCGFEKFFEGKKPTTQAIKRVPIEKSGRSATLDIVNHGQSQMIVAWGKLYRRELWKTLRFPVGRIHEDEFTTYKIFYQCHKVVVLREPWINYLQRSTSLTGSYSIKRLDKLMALKEAIGWFRRWEDNELEIYSTYRFLLNLQIAQYQLRYGTDKTYPYERKIRSSYKKAYQLFSDKKALSLIRRGQLWLYRYFPTVYLSSVHVAVDLYNKLDACRKERS; encoded by the coding sequence ATGGGGAATGAAATTATGGTCAAAATAAGTATAATTGTGCCGGTATATAATGTGATGAAGTATATAGATAGTTGTATTGAATCCATACTTAGTCAGTCTTTTAGTGCGTATGAGCTTATTTTGATTAATGATGGATCGACAGACAACAGTGGCAAGCGATGTGATGCATATGCAAAAGCGGATTCAAGGATACACGTGATTCATCAAAAAAACCAGGGATTGTCTGGTGCCAGAAATGCAGGACTAGAGTATGCCACGGGCGAGTATGTTTTCTTTCTTGATAGCGATGATTCACTTAAACAGGGAGCGCTAAAGCGGGTATATACGGTGATGGAAAAATCAAAAGCGGATGTTGTCGTCTGTGGATTTGAAAAATTTTTTGAAGGGAAAAAACCGACAACTCAAGCGATAAAGCGTGTGCCCATTGAAAAGTCAGGGCGAAGTGCTACGCTTGATATTGTAAATCATGGTCAAAGTCAGATGATTGTTGCTTGGGGAAAACTCTACCGGCGAGAGTTGTGGAAGACATTACGGTTTCCCGTTGGTCGTATTCATGAAGATGAGTTTACAACATATAAGATTTTTTATCAATGTCATAAAGTTGTTGTGCTTAGAGAACCTTGGATTAATTATTTGCAGCGTTCTACCAGCTTGACAGGAAGCTATTCGATAAAGCGCTTAGATAAACTCATGGCGCTTAAAGAGGCGATAGGATGGTTTCGTCGATGGGAAGATAATGAACTAGAAATATATAGCACATATCGATTTTTGTTAAATTTGCAGATTGCACAATATCAGCTTCGATATGGAACCGATAAGACATATCCATATGAACGAAAAATTCGAAGCAGTTATAAGAAGGCTTATCAACTATTTTCGGATAAAAAAGCGCTAAGTCTCATAAGACGAGGGCAGTTATGGCTGTACCGTTATTTTCCGACAGTATATTTGTCCAGTGTGCATGTAGCCGTAGATTTGTATAACAAACTGGATGCTTGTAGGAAGGAGCGGTCATGA
- a CDS encoding glycosyltransferase family 2 protein, whose amino-acid sequence MISLIVPVYNAEKKIKSCVQSLREQSYTSIEILLINDGSTDKTGEICDALAKTDSRIRVIHTKNNGQGQARNIGIKYCGGEFIAFVDADDQLPKKALEYLMEPLKHFPYDIISGAYDRKVHGKKHRIQPCPKGRICRFGTRQEIKRYHIYKTTSGFGYVWGKIYRRTFLEKCGVRFNRQKKAFMEDSLFNIKLMAYAPRYYVTDKGVYVYNIVDGSTSNQKDDIFMRARSVLINYATFLNEKKVLNENIDLAIPFGFRIMLWTLFKEWEMYGVHLHTTHDILNRFFSMKVIRQWLKTPGAIKACLQVQEPLESLMYSMLYFTAKFKAQYVLSGMFIIGRPVLSRYVHRKVRGNI is encoded by the coding sequence ATGATCTCCTTGATAGTACCTGTGTATAATGCAGAAAAAAAAATTAAATCCTGTGTACAAAGCTTGCGCGAGCAATCGTATACATCTATTGAAATCCTCTTAATTAATGATGGTTCGACCGATAAAACAGGAGAGATTTGTGATGCTTTGGCTAAAACAGATTCAAGAATCCGGGTTATTCATACAAAAAACAATGGACAAGGTCAAGCGAGAAATATAGGTATAAAGTATTGCGGCGGTGAATTTATTGCTTTTGTTGATGCGGATGATCAGTTGCCCAAAAAAGCTCTTGAATATCTAATGGAACCCCTTAAACACTTTCCATATGATATTATATCGGGGGCATATGATCGCAAAGTGCATGGAAAAAAACATCGAATACAACCATGCCCGAAGGGACGAATCTGTCGCTTTGGAACACGCCAAGAGATAAAACGTTATCACATATATAAGACGACAAGTGGATTTGGTTATGTATGGGGAAAAATCTATCGACGGACTTTTTTAGAAAAATGTGGTGTGCGCTTTAATCGACAAAAAAAAGCCTTTATGGAAGATAGCTTGTTTAATATAAAGCTGATGGCTTATGCTCCTAGGTATTATGTCACAGATAAAGGTGTATATGTGTATAATATTGTTGATGGATCGACGTCCAATCAAAAAGATGATATCTTCATGCGAGCAAGAAGTGTATTGATAAATTATGCTACGTTTTTAAATGAAAAAAAAGTGCTAAATGAAAATATTGATTTAGCCATACCTTTTGGGTTTCGTATAATGTTATGGACCTTGTTTAAAGAATGGGAGATGTATGGAGTACATTTACATACAACCCATGATATACTAAACCGTTTTTTTTCAATGAAAGTTATTAGACAATGGTTAAAGACGCCAGGGGCAATTAAGGCATGCCTGCAGGTTCAAGAGCCGTTAGAAAGCCTTATGTATAGTATGCTCTACTTCACGGCGAAGTTTAAAGCGCAATATGTATTGAGTGGGATGTTCATCATCGGGCGTCCGGTCCTTAGTAGATATGTGCATAGAAAAGTACGAGGGAATATATGA